A segment of the Chloroflexota bacterium genome:
TTTCGCCGACCTCACCAGGCTCAACCTGCTTCTCAGTCTCGTAACTAATCATCTCCAGTATTACACCCTCGGCAATGTGCATGCCACTCTTGGCACTACACTCAAAAGCTATTAGGCCGACATCGGCTGTTGCATAGATATCCCCGGTAGCAATGCCATATTTCTCCTCAACCGTTTTCCTGATTGGCCCACCACCCATCTCACCACCAATGACAGCTAGTCTAAGATTAAAATCTTTGCGAATATCAAGACCCATCTCCTCAGCCTTATTTATGATATTCATAAAGAAGCCCGTAGTGCCAATAAATCCATTAACTTTAAGCTGATGCATGACTTGGACTTGGAGCTCAGTATTTCCCACGCCCATCGGTATAACCGTAACCCCGGCTCGCCTTAATGTCTCATCAATGAGAAGCCCAGCCGGCACAAGGTTATACATCCAGCTGTTGACCACGATGTCTCCTTTACGAAACCCCACAGCTTTGACCAGGTAGACATGCCTCCGCCAGAAAGTTTCACTTTGATGATGCGGGTCATAAATGGGACCGGGGGAAACATAAACCCTCTCCAACTCGTTTATGGGCACAGTCACCAATCCGCCAAGAGGAGGATTTGCTTTGTATAAATCCACCAACGCATCCTTCCTCAGTAAAGGCAAATTCTCCAAATCCTTAATGCCGGACACTTTTGATGGCACAATACCCGCCTTATCAAACCTCTCTTTGGTTGCTGGAGCTTTTTCATAAGCATAAGCAACCAGCCACTTTAACTGTTCATCAAGGTGTTTCTGCCTCTCCCCACGGGACATCTTCTCCATTGCCT
Coding sequences within it:
- a CDS encoding phenylacetate--CoA ligase, with product MKAKKPLPPFEAMEKMSRGERQKHLDEQLKWLVAYAYEKAPATKERFDKAGIVPSKVSGIKDLENLPLLRKDALVDLYKANPPLGGLVTVPINELERVYVSPGPIYDPHHQSETFWRRHVYLVKAVGFRKGDIVVNSWMYNLVPAGLLIDETLRRAGVTVIPMGVGNTELQVQVMHQLKVNGFIGTTGFFMNIINKAEEMGLDIRKDFNLRLAVIGGEMGGGPIRKTVEEKYGIATGDIYATADVGLIAFECSAKSGMHIAEGVILEMISYETEKQVEPGEVGEIVITPIDETYPLIRFGTGDLAGLIDEPCSCGRTSLRITRLLGRVGDAVRTRGMFIHPRQLEPAMAKFTQVAQYQAVVTRPGHRDDLTLKVELKAEERIDKDNLAKELIQVVSEALRIKVDRVEFVAKGVIPEWHKLIVDERVY